Part of the Arthrobacter globiformis genome is shown below.
GCCAGAATGGTCCAGCCACCGGTCGAGGACCGGCGGCATGAAAGATCTGCCCGGTGGGCAAGCGTCCTTCCCCTGGATGAAACCGCTGCAATAGATGCTTCGTACTGCTCCTTGGTTCCGGGAGCAAAGAAATGCACAATTCCGTTGACGGGCGACGCTGCCGTGAGTCCGGCCGCAAGTTCTCGCATACCACTTCCCCGGACTCCAAAAAAGCTATTGCATTAATCATACAATGATGTATCAATCATGAAAGATGTAGTCATCGTCGGCGCTGGACTCGCTGGCCTGTCAGCAGCATGGCGGCTACGGCACTGGGACACAGTAGTTCTGGAGTCCGAGAACCGCGTTGGCGGGCGGATCCGCTCGGAGCGCCGGGGTGCCTACTGGCTGAACTGGGGCGGTCACGTCTTCGCCGGCCCAGGATCCTCCACCGATGCCCTGCTCAACGAGGTCGGCGGGACTTCTGTCAACATTCCGGGCTCGCTCCAGGCCTTGTCGATGAACGGAAAGTTCATCCGCAAGGGGCACATCGCCACGTACCCGTTCCGCATCCCGATGTCCCTTTCGTCCCGAATCGACACGCTGCGGGCCGGCATGAAGGTTGTCAGCGGCGTCGCCAAGTACACGGGCGTCGTGCGGAAACGCTCGGGCGAGTCCGGTGCAATGCGGCAGCAGCGCATCTACGACTTCCAGAACAACAGCTCATTCCAGGACTTCATCGGAGACCTCTCCGAGGACGCAGCGGCCCTGTTCAAAACCACTGTCACCCGCTCGGCCGGTGACATGAACGAAATCTCCGCCGGCGCCGGCATCGGATACTTCAGCCTGGTGCTGGGCATCGGCCAGGGCCTTAGCCAGGGCATCGTCGGCGGCCCGTCCACCCTGACCGAATCGGTCGCAGCCTCCCTCGGCGGCCGTGTCCAGCTCGGTGCTTCCGTGCAGGAGGTCGTGCACAAGAAGGACTCCGTCCTCGTCCGCTACAGCCAGGGTGGAGTCGACCACGAAGTTGAGGCCCGCACCGTCGTCCTTGCGACCACCGCTGACGTAACGCACAGGATCGGCGTTGGACCTTCCGGAGGACCTGCGCGGCGCGCTCGGCCAGATTAAGTACGGCCCGCACGTCAGCACGGCCTTCCTGACCAACGAGACCTCGGCCCGGCCCTGGGACGACATCTACGCCATCGCGGCACCCAAGCGCTCCTTCGCGATCGCCCTGAACCAGGCGAGCATCGTCCGCGGCACCGAGTCCGTGCGCAAACCCGGCGGCAGCTTCATGACGTTCTCACCGGCCAGCCTGGGCCGAGCCCTGCTGGAGAAGAGCGACGAGGAAGTCATCCAGACCCACCTCACCGACCTGGACCAGGTCCTCGGGCACGGGTTCGCTGACAGTGTCGTTGAAGCCGAAACTGACCGGTGGGCGGTGGCTTCTCCCTATTCCTTCCCGGGCCGGGCCAAGCTCCAGTCCACGCTCATGCGCGGGACCGACCGCGTATTCCTGGCGGGCGACTACCTCGGAACCCTCTACACCGAAAGCTCCATCACCACCGGGTTCTCGGCAGCCCAGGAGGCCGCAAGCCTGCTGGCCACTCACCGCCAGGCCCCGCCCCGCTCGGGCCTCTCCATTGTTGTGCGGTTACTGATGGGCATCGCGATCGGCGCCGAGTACGCGGTCGGCTGGCCCCTGGCGGAGTTCTCGCCAACGCACCTGCGGGGCCGGCTCATGGCTGCAATGGGTATCGCCTGGTATGGCGGCTTCATGATCGCGTTCCTGATCGGCCATCTGTTGAACGAGTACACGGATCTCAGCTGGCACTTCATCCTGGGGACCAGCACGTTCATTGCGGTGGCCCTGTTCCTGGGCCGGCTCGGCATGCCGGAGTCGCCACGGTGGCTTTGGAGTGTAGGCCGCAAGGATGAAGCGCGCGCCCTCGCCTACAAGTACATGCCGGACGACGCGCTTGACGACGTCCAGCACGAGGACGTCCGCAAGGGCAGCTTCGGGATGCTGTTCTCCAAGGAGTACTGGCGCTCGACGCTCTTCATCTCGGGGTTCTGGTTCTGCGCGGTGACGCCGTACTTCGCAATCGCCACCTTCGCCGACAGCGTATTGGAACAGTACGGCCTCGCCGGGGGACTCGCCGGCGGAGTCGGGCTCTCCGCCGTCGCCCTGGCCGGGGTCGTGATCACGTTCTTGCTGATCGAAAAGGCCGGCCGCCGCACTCTGACCGTCCCGCCGCAGTGGCTGTGCGCCGTCGTCCTCGGGATCATAGGACTGTGGGCCGGAGCGCCGGCACCCGTCGTGCTCGTCCTGTTCCTGGTCTTCTCGTTCTTTAACGCGGGGTACAACACATTGACGAACGTCTACCCAGGCGAGGTCCTCCCGACGGAGATCCGAGAACGGGTTTCGCGGCCGCCGTCAGCCGGGTCGGGGCAGGAATCGGCATCTTCCTCTTCCCGATGTCCATGGAGTCCCTCGGGTCCGGCCCGACCATGCTGATTGCCGCCGGTGTCGCACTCGCCGGTGCCGCGCTATCCCAGTGGCTGGCTCCGGAGACCAAGGGCAAAACGCTCACCGAAGCCGCCGCCGGGTACGCACACTGACGACGGCGGTGCCCAGCGCGGGTCAGGTCGGCCTCCGCCGCCTGGTCCACTCGCAGGACGAATACGACTTCGCAGTCACCGGCAACGTCCATTTCGAACGCGAGGCGCGCGCCAGTGAAGCCCTGACCTGCTGAGCCCGAGGGCTGCAAACCCCTCCCTTCCGGCGCTTCGCCGGGAGGGAGGGGTTTCTTCGTGCAGGCCCCCGTTGGAAACTGAGAGGGCCGTCCCGCCGTAATCCGGCGGTGACGGGGCTAGTCCGCGTCAATCTCCTCGAGCAGATCCTTTGCGGCCTTGCGGATGTCGTCGTGGTCGTGCTGTGCCGCCCGGCTCTCCAGCGAAATAATGGCGCAGCGGTGGACCTTCTTGAGGTCCCCGAAAGGAAAGCTCACGCTGCCCTTGGTGCCCTCGGATTTCTCGTTATCAATGCCAAGGTGCCAATTCGAGAACTCGTCGAAGCCGTGCTTGTCGATAAAGGAGTTCTCGTCGTCCGCGGAGGGGGAATGTTCACTCCAGTCATCACGGACATCCCGCTCCACCTTCCCCTTCTTTACGAGGCTGCGTGCATGCTCCAGTGCTTTGCGGTTCAGTTTCGTCGCCATGTGGTGCCTCCGCCTGCTGGGTGGTCAGATCCAGGAACAGCTCAAGGCTAAGACCGCCGACGGCGCCCCGCCAGTCCGCTCCGCTGTGCGGCTTATCTGCCGGGAGACTTAACAGCCAGGAGACTGCGCGGAAACGTGCCCACAACACAGGCCGCATAGCTTGGCGCCATGACCATGACAGAGATGCTCACCCGGATGCGTGCGGCGCTCGCGGAAGCCCTGCTCTTTCCTCCGATTCCTGCCACTGCCGAGCAGGCCAACGATGCCCTTCAGGACGTGACGCGCTGGGCCTGGCTGCCTCCGCTCAGCGGGGTTGCCGTCGCGGCAGACCACGCGCACAGAACCCACCCAAATGCCGGCGGCAAGGCCGCGGAACAGGCGGAAAAGACCAATTAGTGTAGCGTTGGCCACACTATTCTTGACGTTGCCGCTTTATGACCTAAACTGCTTCACTGAGGTGCCTGAATGGCGCTGTGCAGCAACGAAAGTGAACAACGCTATGGCTACCGATTACGACGCCCCACGCAAGACAGAAGAAGAGACTCCATCCGAGTCTCTGGAAGCCCTCCAGGCGTCCCGCGGCGGTGGTGCCCAGACCGCCGTCATCGACCTCGACGAGAACGACACCGCCGAGGGCATCGACCTTCCGGGCGCCGATCTTTCCAACGAGGAACTGACGGTCATCGTCGTTCCCGAACAGTCCGACGAGTTCACCTGCGGCTCCTGCTTCCTGGTCCGTCACCGGTCCCAGGTAGCCAAGGAAAAGAACGGCCTGAAGTACTGCCACGACTGCGAAGGCTAAATAGCCCTCCGCGCATGTCCTGCTTTGCGGCAAGGCAGCCTTCATAGCCAGGCAGCGTTCAGAGCAAAGCCACGCGAGGCGCCGGCTCCCAATGGGAGGCCGGCGCCTCGCTTTTTCCCCACCAACGCCGTTATGCGCGGTAACGGAAGCGTGGAGGAAGGGCAACGAACGCCTCTCGATGCCCCCAAAAAGAGGCCGGGCATCACGGTCCTGTGACCCGTATTTTGCGAGACTAACGGTTGCGCCCCGAACCGGCTACATCCCTCGTTTAGGGCTTTTGGCACTCCTATTCTGGAGGTATCCAATCACTCACCCGAAAGGGGTGGCCTAATGAGAAAAATCCCCGCCTGGCTCACAGTCATCTTCATGGCTGTTGGACTGGGCCTGCTGGCTCCGGGCTCCGCCTCGGCAGCCTCCTACTGCGGGCAGGTGTGGGGCTCGCTGGCGAAGGCAAACCAGACCATGAGCACCGCAGCCGTCACCAATGTCCGCACCGGGCAGCATTACTGCTTCGACCGCCTCGTGATCGACCTCAAGGGCAAAGCCAAAGGCTACAACGTCCGCTACGTATCCAAGGTTGCCCAGGAAGGCTCCGGCCAGCCGATCAAGCTCCGTGGCAACGCCTTCCTGCAGCTCACCATCAACTCGCCGGCATATGACAATGCCACCGGCAAGGCCACCTTCATCCCGGCCAACCGGTCCGAGGTGACCAAGGTGTCCGGGTACCACACGTTCCGGCAGGTGGCGTGGGCCGGCAGCTTCGAGGGCTACACCACCCTTGGCCTGGGCGTCCGTGCCCGGCTGCCGTTCAAGGTGTACACGCTGGACGGTCCCGGCTCCGGCTCACGGCTCGTCGTCGACGTCGCCCACTACTGGTGACATGTCTGCCATAGGGGAGCAGGCCGGCTAAGGGGACAAGGGGGTCCCTGAACCGGTGGTACGTCCAATGGCGCAGCGATGCCCCGCCTCCCTGACCGGGAGGCGGGGCATCGCTGTTGCTGCACGGTGAACCGATTGCTATTCGGGAACTACCAGCGCGGGGGTGTCCTGGCGGATGGTGTCGCCGCGGAAGTAGCCGGGCAGCAGCCGAGCCATCACCAGCATGAAGACGATCCCGAGGGCCAGGATCCCCACGCCGAGCACGAATACGAGTCCCACCCCGACGATCTCCGAACCGCTGCCAAACTCCGGCGCCCAGCTGTCGGCGGCCGTCTGGATGAAGACGACGGTGAGGACCAGTCCGCCCAGCATGGGGAACAGTAGCCGCATGAAGAAGTTGCGGACGCTGGAGAACAGGCTGTGCCGGAAGTACCACGTGCAGGCGAAGGCCGTGAGGCCGTAGTAGAAGCAGATCATCAGGCCCAGCGCCAGGATGGTGTCGTTGAGGACGTTCTCGCTGACCACCTTCATGACGGCGTAAAAGCCGCCGGAGATCCCGCCCGCGATCAGCGTGGCGAAGCCGGGGGACCCAAAGCGCTTGCTGACCGACGCGAAACGCGGCGGCAGGGCGCCGTAGTGACCCATTGCCAGCAGGCTGCGTGCCGGAGAGGCCATGGTGGACTGCAGGGACGAGGCGGTGCCGGCGAGCACTGCGAGTGACATCAGGATGGCCAGCGGACCCATTACCGGCGAGGCCAGCGCGGCGAAGATATTCGACTGGTTGTCCGGGTTGTTCAGGCCAATGCCGTCGGCGCCAGTGCCGGCAACCATCATGGTGGCCACGATGACGGCGAGGTAGAGGGCCAGGACGGCGACCGCCGTCGTGGTTCCTGCCTTGCCTGCGGTGCCCTTGCCGCCCTTAGTTTCCTCATTCACGGTCAGGCACACGTCCCAGCCCCAGTAGACGAAGACGGCGAGTGACATGCCGGCGGTGAACTGCTCGAAGCTCTCGATCTTGGCGGGGTTGAACCAGTCCCAACTAAACGCGAGGGAAGGACCGGCGTCACCGGATGCCGCGTGCGTGAGCGCCATGACAATGAAGACGCCCAGGA
Proteins encoded:
- a CDS encoding FAD-dependent oxidoreductase is translated as MKDVVIVGAGLAGLSAAWRLRHWDTVVLESENRVGGRIRSERRGAYWLNWGGHVFAGPGSSTDALLNEVGGTSVNIPGSLQALSMNGKFIRKGHIATYPFRIPMSLSSRIDTLRAGMKVVSGVAKYTGVVRKRSGESGAMRQQRIYDFQNNSSFQDFIGDLSEDAAALFKTTVTRSAGDMNEISAGAGIGYFSLVLGIGQGLSQGIVGGPSTLTESVAASLGGRVQLGASVQEVVHKKDSVLVRYSQGGVDHEVEARTVVLATTADVTHRIGVGPSGGPARRARPD
- a CDS encoding DUF4193 domain-containing protein, producing the protein MATDYDAPRKTEEETPSESLEALQASRGGGAQTAVIDLDENDTAEGIDLPGADLSNEELTVIVVPEQSDEFTCGSCFLVRHRSQVAKEKNGLKYCHDCEG
- a CDS encoding AMIN-like domain-containing (lipo)protein, giving the protein MRKIPAWLTVIFMAVGLGLLAPGSASAASYCGQVWGSLAKANQTMSTAAVTNVRTGQHYCFDRLVIDLKGKAKGYNVRYVSKVAQEGSGQPIKLRGNAFLQLTINSPAYDNATGKATFIPANRSEVTKVSGYHTFRQVAWAGSFEGYTTLGLGVRARLPFKVYTLDGPGSGSRLVVDVAHYW
- a CDS encoding APC family permease, with product MSQTTRESIQPGGNSPAGAATHGITGKGLKGGQLGLLAVVVLGISSVAPAYSLTSSLGPAVGAVGVQLPAIFIVAFIPMILVAFAYRELNADSPDSGTTFTWTTKAFGPFVGWMGGWGLLAANIIVLSNLAGVAVDFFYLFLAQVFNNPELADLTSNKAINIATCLTFVALAVWVSYRGLHATKLVQYSLVGFQVLVLGVFIVMALTHAASGDAGPSLAFSWDWFNPAKIESFEQFTAGMSLAVFVYWGWDVCLTVNEETKGGKGTAGKAGTTTAVAVLALYLAVIVATMMVAGTGADGIGLNNPDNQSNIFAALASPVMGPLAILMSLAVLAGTASSLQSTMASPARSLLAMGHYGALPPRFASVSKRFGSPGFATLIAGGISGGFYAVMKVVSENVLNDTILALGLMICFYYGLTAFACTWYFRHSLFSSVRNFFMRLLFPMLGGLVLTVVFIQTAADSWAPEFGSGSEIVGVGLVFVLGVGILALGIVFMLVMARLLPGYFRGDTIRQDTPALVVPE